The genomic segment CATTATAACCAAATAATCAGGTTGGGCGTCTCCTCAAATATAAACCAAGTATAGTAGCGATGGCTTAGAAGCATCCTAGTCTACTTTACAAGTTTAAAAACACTGAGGTGTACGGTGCTATGGGCTAAACTAGCTTGACTAGCTTATAAATTGAGCAGAGGGTATAACCAAATAATCAGGTTGGGCGTCTCTTCAAATATAAACCAAGTATAGTAGCGATGGCTTAGAAGCATCCTAGTCTACTTTACAAGTTTATGAACACTGTACAGTGCATGTGTACAGTGTACAGTGTACAGTGTACATGTGTACAGTGCATGCTATTAAGGGCAACTTGTCTGGCGTAAAAGGGGAAACGGTAGATATTAAAAGGGTGTCTTTAGACAGACTCGCACACCACGACCTTGGTCTACACAGTCAACAAAACCTCACCACACATTACTACATTTTCAAATTCATTAACTGTGAGGTCTATTACGATTGGGTTAATAATCAAAGAAAGTCAACCTCACTAAATATAAAAGTGCCCCCTCGGCGCCATTCTTATTGTACTAGGGTTAATTACAGTCACAAATAAGTTATAGACGGTAACAGATCGTCtggtttgacaaaaggttgttttttcttcaaatagTGGCTGGTAGTAGTGTTGCACCCATATTTCCCGACTGAAATAGAAAGTCAAGCCGCGAGACACCATAAATCATCGAGTCTgctaaatcaaacaattatgTTTTCCTACTGGTGATTTGAAGTGTTATCTGGTAAATACAGCCAAGGTTTATCTAGACCTCTTGCCAAGTTATCGTGCCATCGGTTTTGTTATCTGGGGATCGTTCTGATCTGGGGATCGCGCCAACTTCATACAAGGGAAAACTACCGCGCGCTAATGCTTCCCTGTGAATAAGATCGTTAAAAATGCTTAAAGATATATGCATCATAACAAACAGATGTGGCACTTAGCAAGCAAAATATGACTGCCATCTTTATCGCATTGACACTGAGTAAGCGTGATCGAGTAATACAAACTGCAATTTCGCTGCAGGGTGCATGATCGCTCTCATGAATTGCTTCGCATGTTCACGGCCTGTAGGCAGATGTCGCGGAGTATATTTTAACGTGGTTAATGTAATCATCATAAGGCTAGGCGGGTTAGCATAACCACCCCCTCTTCCTCCTCGCGGGGAATAACCCCATGCCCCTTCCCCGTTCTTGATTAATATATGGCCAAACCGTACGTGCAAAATGAACTATAACTAATTTACAATGCTTGATGCATTGTATAATAATATTGAAATGAAATAGCTCATCCCATATTAGTGCTTACGTTTAAAGGAAGATTAAAACCATGATAATATTCCTTTATCGGCTGCGCCGTTGTGCATCAGGTCTTTTTTATCCCACATGGTTTATGTTTTAGAATGTAAAGACATATCGCGCTGGTGCAAGCCATACATCAAGCTATGGAAGCGGTATCACCTAAGCAAAACACAAACATGTGCGTTCCCATTCGCGAGGGACTTTTGCAATAAAACATGCGGCATTTGTGGTAAGTTGGCACTTTTCGTATTTACGAGGTATTTATGGCGTCCAGTTCCGTTTTTCCTATTGAAAACCCTCAATAGAGACATTTAGCTTCGCGTTTTTTCTTGGAAACGTCAAACCTCTGGGTGTCACGTGACAAGAACTTGTGGTCAAGTTTGCAGTCTGCGGTTTCGCGTTTTGACTTCAGGGTGTTCTTAATCATTTGACtcttgaaataatatatttttattgacaATTTGTACAATACCCTAACACTCTTGGCTCGGTTGAAGTCGAGCACATGTTTTGCACTTTTTCCCGCCAAATGTGCTAAACTACTTTTTCGCCAGTACGTCGAACTGCAAAACGGTAACGGCTAACCGCGGTTTTCCGTTTGCGGTTAATTCTGAAAACGCGATGCTAAATGTCTCtaatttaatgtatttttacCAGAGGGATTGATCGAATGCAACGACACTCCATATGGATGCTGCTGGGACGAGGTTACGCCAAGAGGACCAAACGGCGAGTGCCCAAGTAAGTAAGGTTCCCTAAGAGGACCAAACGGCGAGTGCCCAAGTAAGTGAGGTTCCCTAAGAGGACCAAACGGCGAGTGCCCAAGTAAGTGAGGTTCCCTAAGAGGACCAAAAGGCGAGTGCCCAAGTAAGTGAGGTTCCCTAAGAGGACCAAACGGCGAGTGCCCAAGTAAGTGAGGTTCCCTAAGAGGACCAAACGGCGTGTGCCCAAGTAAGTGAGGTTCCCTAAGAGGACCAAACGGCGAGTGCCAAGTAAGTGAGGTTCCCTAAGAGGACCAAACGGCGAGTGCCCAAGTAAGTGAGGTTCCCTAAGAGGACCAAAAGGCGAGTGCCCAAGTAAGTAAGGTTCCCTAAGAGGAccaaaaggcgagtgccaagtAAGTGAGGTTCCCTAAGAGGACCAAACGGCGAGTGCCCAAGTAAGTGAGGTTCCCTAAGAGGAccaaaaggcgagtgccaagtAAGTGAGGTTCCCTAAGAGGACCAAACGGCGAGTGCCCAAGTAAGTGAGGTTCCCTAAGAGGACCAAACGGCGAGTGCCCAAGTAAGTAAGGTTCCCTAAGAGGACCAAACGGCGAGTGTCCAAGTAAGTGAGGTTCCCTAAGAGGACCAAACGGCGAGTGCCCAAGTGAGTGAGGTTCCCCAAGAGGACCAAAAGGCGAGTGCCCAAGTAAGTAAGGTTCCCTAAGAGGACCAAACGGCGAGTGCCCAAGTAAGTAAGGTTCCCTAAGAGGACCAAACGGCGAGTGCCCAAGTAAGTGAGGTTCCCTAAGAGGACCAAACGGCGAGTGCCCAAGTGAGTGAGGTTCCCCAAGAGGACCAAAAGGCGAGTGCCCAAGTAAGTAAGGTTCCCTAAGAGGACCAAACGGCGAGTGTCCAAGTAAGTGAGGTTCCCTAAGAGGACCAAACGGCGAGTGCCCAAGTAAGTGAGGTTCCCTAAGAGGAccaaaaggcgagtgccaagtAAGTGAGGTTCCCTAAGAGGACCAAACGGCGAGTGCCCAAGTAAGTGAGGTTCCCTAAGAGGACCAAACGGCGAGTGCCAAGTAAGTGAGGTTCCCTAAGAGGACCAAGCGTTGAGTGCCAAGTAAGTGAGGTTCCCTATGAGGACCAAACGGCGAGTGCCCAAGTGAGTGAGGTTCCCTAAGAGGACCAAACGGCGAGTGCCCAAGTGAGTGAGGTTCCCTAAGAGGACCAAACGGCGAGTGCCCAAGTAAGTGAGGTTCCCTAAGAGGACCAAACGGCGAGTGTCCAAGTAAGTGAGGTTCCCTAAGAGGACCAAAAGGCGAGTGCCCAAGTAAGTAAGGTTCCCTAAGAGGACCAAACGGCGAGTGCCCAAGTAAGTGAGGTTCCCTAAGAGGACCAAACGGCGAGTGCCCAAGTAAGTGAGGTTCCCTAAGAGGACCAAACGGCGAGTGCCCAAGTAAGTGAGGTTCCCTAAGAGGACCAAACGGCGAGTGCCCaagtaataataaaataataataataaagacttTATTTAAAATGAGGGTGACACATAATAGCATAGCTAATAAACTTGTGGCCCTCccttaaatatataatatatacaaaTCCGACTATGTTATAAGAATTCTAAAAATACTATATTAGaaattaacaataaataacaaaaattataTGATAAAATGGTGCAAAAGACGCTGCTCCGAAAACGCCCTATCTCTTAGAGATTTCTTGAAGGGCCCAGGTTGTTCGATTCGCCTTGTTGTAATAGGGAGACTGTTCCAAAGGCGGGTGGCAGAAACGGAAAAAGTTCGCCCGCCCTCTGTCTCCCTACTGTATTTCGGGCAGCGTATATTAAAATTTGCATAGCGGGTGGATCTACTATGTACAAAACTATTAAGATTCAGATGCTCGCTTAAAAATAAAGGTACATTGCCGTGTATCCGTTTATGTACAAGAGCGCACTTActaattttaaaatgttcaTATATAGGAATCCAGCCAAGTCTATTAAAAAGTTCCACAGAGGGTGCGCGCGGTTCCGCAAAAAGAATTACTCTAGCTGCGCGTTTTTGTAACTTAAAAATTCTATATAAAGATTTGTTGTTGCACACGCTCCATACTGCGCTGCCATAATTAAAAATTGGTTGTATTAACGCATCATAAAATTGCTTGCGTTGAGCTAACGGCAAAAACGatcttatttttcttaaaattgcGATACGAGAGGCCACTTTTTTACAAATCTTTTCAACATGTCCATCAAACGAAAGTTCGAAAGTTCGCTATCTAAATCGAGTCCAAGTGAGTGAGGTTCCCTAAGAGGACCAAACGGCGAGTGCCCAAGTAAGTGAGGTTCCCTAAGAGGACCAAACGGCGAGTGCTCAAGTAAGTGAGGTTCCCTAAGAGGACCAAACGGCGAGTGCCCAAGTAAGTGAGGTTCCCTAAGAGGACCAAACGGGGAATGCCCAAGTAAGTGAGGTTAAGAGGACCAAACGGCGAGTGCCCAAGTGAGTGAGGTTCCCTAGGAGGACCAAACGGCGAGTGCCAAGTAAGTAAGGTTCCCTAAGAGGACCAAAAGGCGAGTGCCCAAGTGAGTGAGGTTCCCTAAGAGGACCAAAAGGCGAGTGCCCAAGTAAGTAAGGTTCCCTAAGAGGACCAAACGGCGAGTGCCCAAGTAAGTGAGGTTCCCTAAGAGGACCAAACGGCGAGTGCCCAAGTAAGTAAGGTTCCCTAAGAGGACCAAACGGCGAGTGCCCAAGTAAGTGAGGTTCCCTAAGAGGACCAAACGGCGAGTGCCCAAGTAAGTGAGGTTCCCTAAGAGGACCAAACGGCGAGTGCCCAAGTGAGTGAGGTTCCCTAAGAGGACCAAACGGCGAGTGCCCAAGTAAGTGAGGTTCCCTAAGAGGACCAAACGGCGAGTGCCCAAGTAAGTGAGGTTCCCTAAGAGGACCAAAAGGCGAGTGCCCAAGTAAGTAAGGTTCCCTAAGAGGACCAAACGTCGAGTGCCAAGTAAGTGAGGTTCCCCTAGAGGAccaaaaggcgagtgccaagtAAGTGAGGTTCCCTAAGAGGACCAAACGGCGAGTGCCCAAGTAAGTGAGGTTCCCTAAGAGGACCAAACGGCGAGTGCCCAAGTAAGTGAGGTTCCCTAAGAGGACCAAACGGCGAGTTCCCAAGTGAGTGAGGTTCCCTAAGAGGACCAAACGGCGAGTGCCAAGTAAGTGAGGTTCCCTAAGAGGACCAAACGGCGAAGTGATTTTCTTTCAAAGTAGGTGGAGCAAAGTATTTTTATATCATCTCTGTTGTTTTCCTCCCAGGTTACACGACTATAACCATGATATCTAacatttgacatttttttcctCTTAGTGTGCCGGAATGTGTATTTAAGGTTTTGTCCGCGCTTTCGCCACATATGCGATCGAAGGAGAGTGCCCGGTATATATGGCCTGGGAGCGAGGTTCCGCCGCATATGCCCGGTCACGTGTAAGATGTGCGAGCAAGGCACGACCATTTTTAAACGCAAGTTCCGCGCCGGCAGGAAAGACAGAAGGTCCGGCAAGGCGAGGAAGCACTGAGCGTCACACCGAGCGTGCAATGTATTCACTTTGGGTGATACACTTTGGCGCGAGTCCGGGAAAACAAGATTTTAGGGGTTACTAATATTTTTCTTATGAATACTGTCATTGTGTGATAGAAAagggagttttttttttttaatctattGTTAATAAAGAAGAATGGTTTGCAAAGAAACCGATAAATAAGATGACGAAAAGAGAAGATCAAAAACATATGTTTTCTCCtaaaataggaaaaaaaaacatgaaatgtGCCGTACTCATGAGGACAAGTGCGAATATGTATATTGATAAATACGATATTTTGAAAACattattaaaattataattgTTGAGTGCAACCCGGCCCTGTGAAAAAAGCAGCTTGTCACGAAGAAGGCTTTAACATGGgtatgtacatccatcctcaCGAATACCACGTGACCAAACAAAAAGACAACCGAATGATCTGCTAGCGTGGATACCTCGGATGTAACCAAACAAAATGCCCACCGTATCCTACCCTGTTAGCATGGATACCCCGGATGTAACCAAACAAAATGCCCACCGTATCCTACCCTGCTAGCGTGGATACCCCGGATGTAACCAAACAAAATGCCCACCGTATCCTCCCCTGTTAGCGTGGATACCCCGGATGTAACCAAACAAAAAGGCAACCGAATGATCTGCTAACGTGGATACCCCGGATGTTACCAAACAAAAAGGCCATCGTATCCTTTCCTGCTAGCGTGGATACCCCGGATGTAACAAAATGCCCACCGTATCCTACCCTGCTAGCGTGGATACCCCGGATGTAACCAAACAAAATACCCACCGTATCCTACCCTGTTAGAGTGGATACCCCTGATGTAACCAAACAAAATGCCCATCGTATCCTTCCCTGTTAGCGTGGATACTCCGGATGTAACCAACAAAATGACCACCGTATCCTACCCTGTTAGCGTGGATACCCCGGATGTAACCAAACAAAATACCCACCGTATCCTACCCTGCTAGCGTGGATACCCCGGATGTAACCAAACAAAATGCCCACCGTATCCTACCCTGCTAGCGTGGATACCCCGGATGTAACCAAACAAAATGCCTACCGTATCCTACCCTGCTAGCGTGGATACCCCGGATGTAACCAAACAAAATGCCCACAGTATCCTTCCCTGCTAGCGTGGATACCCCGGATGTAACCAAACAAAATGCCCACCGTATCCTACCCTGCTAGCGTGGATACCCCGGATGTAACCAAACAAAATACCCACCGTATCCTACCCTGTTAGAGTGGATACCCCGGATGTAACCAAACAAAATGCCCATCGTATCCTTCCCTGCTAGCGTGGATACCCCGGATGTAACCAAACAAAATGCCCACCGTATCCTTCCCTGTTAGCGTGGATACCCCGGATGTAACCAAACAAAATACCCACCGTATCCTACCCTGCTAGCGTGGATACCCCGGATGTAACCAAACAAAATACCCACCGTATCCTACCCTGCTAGCGTGGATACCCCGGATGTAACCAAACAAAAAGGCAACCGTATCCTACCCTGTTAGCGTGGATACCCCGGATGTAACCAAACAAAATACCCACCGTATCCTACCTTGTTAGCGTGGATACCCCGGATGTAACCAAACAAAATGCCCACCGTatccttccctgctagcatgGATACCCCGGATGTAACCAAACAAAATACCCACCGTATCCTACCCTGCTAGCGTGGATACCCCGGATGTAACCAAACAAAATACCTACCGTATCCTACCCTGTTAGCGTGGATACCCCGGATGTAACCAAACAAAAAGGCAACCGTATCCTACCCTGTTAGCGTGGATACCCCGGATGTAACCAAACAAAATACCCACCGTATCCCACCTTGTTAGCGTGGATACCCCGGATGTAACCAAACAAAATACCCACCGTATCCTACCCTGCTAGCGTGGATACCCCGGATGTAACCAAACAAAATACCCACCGTATCCTACCCTGCTAGCGTGGATACCCCGGATGTAACCAAACAAAAAGGCAACCGTATCCTACCCTGCTAGCGTGGATACCCCGGATGTAACCAAACAAAATACCCACCGTATCCTACCCTGTTAGAGTTGATACCCCGGATGTAACCAAACAAAATGCCCACCGTATCCTACCCTGTTAGCGTGGATACCCCGGATGTAACCAAACAAAATACCCACCGTATCCTACCCTGCTAGCGTGGATACCCCGGATGTAACCAAACAAAAAGGCAACCGTATCCTACCCTGTTAGCGTGGATACCCCGGATGTAACCAAACAAAATACCCACCGTATCCTACCTTGTTAGCGTGGATATCCCGGATGTAACCAAACAAAATGCCCACCGTATCCTTCCCTGTTAGCGTGGATACCCCGGATGTAACCAAACAAAATGCCCACCGTATCCTTCCCTGTTAGCGTGGATACCCCGGATGTAACCAAACAAAATACCCACCGTATCCTACCCTGCTAGCGTGGATACCCCGGATGTAACCAAACAAAATACCCACCGTATCCTACCCTGCTAGCGTGGATACCCCGGATGTAACCAAACAAAATACCGACCGTATCCTACCCTGTTAGCGTGGATACCCCGGATATAACCAAACAAAATGCCCACCGTAACCTTCCCTGTTAGCGTGGATACCCCGGATGTAACCAAACAAAATACCCACCGTATCCTACCCTGCTAGCGTGGATACCCCGGATGTAACCAAACAAAAAGGCAACCGTATCCTACCCTGTTAGCGTGGATACCCCGGATGTAACCAAACAAAATGCCCACCGTATCCTTCCCTGTTAGCGTGGATACCCCGGATGTAACCAAACAAAATACCCACCGTATCCTACCCTGCTAGCGTGGATACCCCGGATGTAACCAAACAAAATACCCACCGTATCCTACCCTGCTAGCGTGGATACCCCGGATGTAACCAAACAAAATACCTACCGTATCCTACCCTGCTAGCGTGGATACCCCGGATGTAACCAACAAAATGACCACCGTATCCTACCCTGTTAGAGTGGATACCCCGGATGTAACCAAACAAAATGCCCACCGTATCCTACCCTGTTAGCGTGGATACCTCGGATGTAACCAAACAAAATGCCCACCGTATCCTACCCTGCTAGCGTGGATACCCCGGATGTAACCAAACAAAATGCCCACCGTATCCTCCCCTGTTAGCGTGGATACCCCGGATGTAACCAAACAAAAAGGCAACCGAATGATCTGCTAACGTGGATACCCCGGATGTAACCAAACAAAAAGGCCATCGTATCCTACCCTGCTAGCGTGGATACCCCGGATGAAACCAAACAAAAAGGCAACCGAATGATCTGCTAGCGTGGATACCCCGGATGTAACCAAATAAAAAGGCTATCGTATCCTTTCCTGCTAGCGTGGATACCCCGGATGTAACCAAATAAAGCCCGTCAGATCCTTTCTCCCCAAACCTGATCCCGAATGCAAATATGGccaaaaaaagcaaaacccaaataaaatattaaacatCAACATTGTGTCACAGATTAAACAAAACTCACCCattgtttattatattatcTATCTCTTACACCAAGAGAGGGTCAGCACTATGCATTCAAATCTGTTCTAGAAATACACCAATAAACGATCCCCATAAGAGAGCCAAATGGATTTCAGACCAACTATAGCTTTGGTTCAACAATGAAAGTGCTTTCAGCCAATCCCACTTGAAACTCGAGACAGCTTGCAATTTTGTTAGGCTGGTACACAAGAGCTCAGAGTCTCACCCATACTTTGAGCCACTTGGAGAACCGCTTCGCTTTATTGGAACATCAAATCATTTCTAGCCCTTGAATTTGCGCCCTTTATTTCATAGGATATTACTTAATAGTTTCATATCGGTCTGCGAAAAGAAGGATTTCTGGTCAGTGTGACAGGACTCACAAAGCTACAAACTCACACGACctattactgtcgaatccgttgtatcgcgacccgcgttttcaaaacacgatttgttttggttttctgttccgtgtcagtaaaaccattctgagccaatcagaatctcGCTtttgcacttccctggcttcCCTTTGGACAAAAACCAGACattgtcgcgacagaaagccaggcaactgcactaggcgagagatggcaagaatctgattggtggaacagaaaatcccaaaagacaaaaacagatcgatgttttgaaaatgcggcgtcgcgatacaacggattcgacagtaatggTCCTCTCTTATCGCCATATACTACTTAAAGGGCTCTTTTTTACCACCGATAAACTATCTTATTATAACGAGGAGTAAATCTGGCAATACTTGAACTTGAAGTGGTGACCGTGCTTGAAAGATATATTTTCCCATAGAATAGGAcaggaaaaacaaaagataaccttcaaaatttgttttttttattcagcaaTCAGGAAATACTAAAACTGATCATTAATTGCGAGCCAACAATCAGAAGtttaaaaaacatgcaaaatgaATGCGTTGATGCGTCTTTGACTAGCCCGATACCAGCTTATCGCAAACTTGGAAATAAAAGGCCTAAACCGAAACAACGCCATAAAATACCAGATACCGGCTGCAAGCAGCACTAAAAATCGTCCTGAAAAACGCTTAATTATCAGAGATACTTAAGACCTTCAGCGATAACTAATGAATTTCTAAACATTCCGAACACTAAAATGATAAAGATTTTGCACACCGAGCGCCATAACTCCTAAAAATGTGTCAAGATTTTGACAAATTGCTGATTTTGTGATTAAGGGACTAGAGTATGGTACTTAATTATGCGTTTATATCTACATAAGATATTTCCAGATATCCAATGATACCATATTAACCATATATCGTAGCTTCTTCTGTCATGCTTAGGAACGCTTATCTTTGATAACAGGTGTGAAAAAAGGCGGAGGAATTTCGTTATCACTGCCTTTATTGGTGAGAATTTTTTGTGTAGTCTGAGCTTTCATTACTTCAATGTCATCATCGTGCTAACGTCCAAAGGGAAGATTTTTCCTAAATGCAAGTTTGTTGGATTCATTCATTGTTTTACGGTTTTGAAGGAAGACTCAATTCAGTATTTTATCTAGCACAATTCGATTCAATaactctttttttctgtactGCAAGTTTCGTGATATTAAAAAATGACTTGAAAATTGCTTACAGACAAAACATGTCAATAGTTCATGATAAATTTGCCGCTATTACTTGTCCTGTGACaattaggctaagttcaaacgtcgtattatccattagccgtattcaatgcgaatacatgcaaatgaagatgaaacaatcgactcgattcatttgcatgcatttgcattgaatacggctcatgatGGGTAATGCGACGTTTGAACTTCACCGAAGGTAggcaaaagcaaacaaacttTTGGCAAAACCAAAAGAGTTTTTAACTTTTGCATCATACAAAACATAATTGCTTTCAAAAACAATCGGTCAAGAAACTCGGCCCTACGAATATATTCTTATGCATTGCTTATAATAAGTAATTCTTTTTGCTGGTTTTAATCAAGCTATATATGAAAACAGCTAATATTTTATAAGAATGGGTTTAATATAGCATGAAAGATGTagtatttctttcttttaagaCAAAAATTGTTATTCTAGATTATACTGTTGGTCCAGAACTtgacctattattaaataggTAGCACTTCATAATTTGAACAATCGTGACAGTATGTCCCCAGTTCAAAGATTTGATAATGATTTCTATATCAACTCTAATAATCAATGATTTTGAATGATCATCATTTTAATTACTGATTCCCTGATATCAGCTTTGTACCATCTTCTTCTTGGTATCATGGATGTATCTTTTAAACTCTAATATCACCTTAATATTCCCTTTGACACTCTCCTCACCCTCCTCTACTGCTTGTGCACCCTTCCCTTTCTTCTTGCTGGCCCCCGCTAGCTGCTTGGCTGTGTCTGGTAGAAGACCGCCTGGAATCCTAATCTTCACCTTCCCACTCTGGCCAAATCCACCCTCTATGGTACCACATTCACCTGTCGAGAGATTCACTTTCATCCCTGTAAATGTCTGGATGTTGGTTTCTTTTTTGAACAAAGATCTGGCTATCACTGAGTACTCATCTGACATTCGCTCTACGATCCCTTCTCGACATTTTGTCTTATAAACTTTAAGCTTGGATAAGATCGTCTCTGAATAGGACTTATCCTTGAATGGGATGATGAGTTTACCATGGAATGCAATTCTGCACATGTTGAGATGAATGTCTGCATCAAGACGTGAGCCTATCACAAGCGAGTGCTCCGGGCAAGACACAGGTTTTTCAAATTCCACCACAAGCCATTGGTGCTTTGCCATGGGCATCTGCTTCTCATCCTCGTTTTTGCTGCCATCTGCCTGTTTTGAGGCATCAGCTACCTCATCCTGGTAAATGTACTCCTGATCAAAGTTGAACTCATCACCTTCAGAGTCAGGAGCAAGCCCAAAAACCTGCAGCTTTCCCATCACTGTCTCATGCCCAATAGTAATATGGAATTTGGACTTGGTTGTGATAGCCCCCTTGTAATATGAAATCTTTCTTACAGAGATAATACCCCCAAACACTGTTGGCACACTTGAAGGGCTGCACACAATGCCCCTCTCAAGCAAATGGGGGTCAAACTGGGTAACACAAATTCCTACTCTGTCTCCCTGTGACGCTTTATCCACAGGCTTTTT from the Nematostella vectensis chromosome 4, jaNemVect1.1, whole genome shotgun sequence genome contains:
- the LOC116619008 gene encoding uncharacterized protein LOC116619008 isoform X1, which gives rise to MLKCLLVLSFSLAFISLALAQECKDISRWCKPYIKLWKRYHLSKTQTCAFPFARDFCNKTCGICEGLIECNDTPYGCCWDEVTPRGPNGECPMCRNVYLRFCPRFRHICDRRRVPGIYGLGARFRRICPVTCKMCEQGTTIFKRKFRAGRKDRRSGKARKH
- the LOC116619008 gene encoding uncharacterized protein LOC116619008 isoform X2, with the translated sequence MLKCLLVLSFSLAFISLALAQECKDISRWCKPYIKLWKRYHLSKTQTCAFPFARDFCNKTCGICVCRNVYLRFCPRFRHICDRRRVPGIYGLGARFRRICPVTCKMCEQGTTIFKRKFRAGRKDRRSGKARKH
- the LOC5513699 gene encoding selenocysteine-specific elongation factor; amino-acid sequence: MAEKIKERILNFNIGVLGHVDSGKTSLAKALSTTASTASFDKNPQSQERGITLDLGFSSFQVALPEHLRSAGSEHDLLQMTLVDCPGHASLIKTIIGGAQIIDMMMLVVDVTKGVQTQTAECLVIGEILCQKMVVVLNKVDLLKPEKRDSFIEKMSKRLTKTLENTRFAGSPIISVAAKPGGPEAPVSESIGVTQLINKLREMSYIPERTTSGSLLFAVDHCFSIRGQGTIMTGTILSGSVCVNDTVEIPSLKVTKKVKSMQMFKKPVDKASQGDRVGICVTQFDPHLLERGIVCSPSSVPTVFGGIISVRKISYYKGAITTKSKFHITIGHETVMGKLQVFGLAPDSEGDEFNFDQEYIYQDEVADASKQADGSKNEDEKQMPMAKHQWLVVEFEKPVSCPEHSLVIGSRLDADIHLNMCRIAFHGKLIIPFKDKSYSETILSKLKVYKTKCREGIVERMSDEYSVIARSLFKKETNIQTFTGMKVNLSTGECGTIEGGFGQSGKVKIRIPGGLLPDTAKQLAGASKKKGKGAQAVEEGEESVKGNIKVILEFKRYIHDTKKKMVQS